tggtctgcgggtgccgagccgtcgacaagctgacctccacctgcaggaggttcatgagccgcctccagaacctggaaacaaattggcggcctcgatccaaaataactcttaaaggtaatccatgcagtctgaatacgtggtcaacaaacagtttggctgtctcttctgcagagaccgccctggcacacggtataaaatggcacattttggacatgaggtccaccaccaccaacactgcggtcttgcccctggacgacggcaggtctgtgatgaagtccatggacactacttcccacggcctgtgcggtgtggctaatggctccagcaaccctgctggtggtgctctgaccacctttgctcgctggcaggtgtcacagccccttacatagtcccgaacatcttcccgcacccctggccaccagaagtgtctcatgactaggtgagtggttttgtcccttccaaaatgacccgccgttgggttgtcgtgcatctgcttgaggaccttacctctgagctggttggtgggcaggtacagggctcccctgtaaaaaaggagccccccgcgttctgcaaagtcctttgcctgctccctcccccctcgcagctctctgaagatgcgggtggcaaactcatctgctgccgtcagtgctgtgagttctgcctcgctcaccactgctgctccgcaggaccatgctgatggggggggggaaatgtgccggggtgctggtggcaactcctcctccatgtactctggcttgcgggagagggcatccgccctgacgttctgctcccccggtatgtagtggatggagaagttgaagtgcgagaagaactctgcccaccgtatctgccgctggttgagcaccctggctgttctccagaactccaggtttttgtggtctgtgcatacctgaatggggtgcttggcgcccaccaggaaatgtctccagtgtttaaacgcagaatggatcgcgagaagttccttatcaaacaccgtgtagttgcgctctggctgggtcagctttctggagaaaaaggcacagggtctccactctctgtcggcatccagttgcagcaggatcgctcccaaaactCTGTCTGAAGCGTtggtttccacgcgtaggggcgcatcctgcaccacgtggaacaggttctggtctgaagcgaacaccctcttgaggctttcgaacgctgcttgcgcctccggcgtccacctgaacttctgcttgcctctcaggcagtccgtgatgggagccgtaacacgagagaagttcttgatgaacttcctgtagaagttggcgaagcctaataggcgttgggcatctttgcgcgtcctggggctgtgccagtccaggatggcctgcaccttgtccttgtccatcgctagccccttgtctgacagcttgtagcccaggaagtccacctctttggtgtgaaacttgcacttctccagcttcacatacaggtggtgctccttcaggcgctgcaacacctccctgacatccttcacatgctgcactgggtcattggagtaaataaggatgtcatctaggaagaccaagcagttcttgaagaggagggaccccaggacgtggtgcatgaaggcctggaagcatgctgagccccgttgcaaaccgaagggcatcaccagatattcaaaagagcccagcggcgtgaacatcgtggtcttccactcatcgccttcccggatcctgatcaagttgtacgcccccctcaggtcgagcgtgccgctgtcagcagatcgtccactctgggcattgggaaagccaccggttctgtcatgttgttcagccgtctaaaatccaccaccaggcggcactgttgcgtgtctttcttgtccacccagaagaccgggctgccccctgctgccttgctttctctgatgaaccccctcttgaggttcttgtctataaacgcacgcagatcctccagttcctgatctgacatggagtacagcttggctgggggtagcgtggcccctggcaccaggttgatctggcagtcaaacgacctgtgcgggggtaggtggtcggattccgcttcactgaagacctcctgcaggtcccagtacggcttgggtatcgcctcaccccccttgacgtgcatggtggccaccgtggctattggaggcccctcccctggttggtgctgcatgcaatgttccagacaaaagtctgatccaaacgtgatgcatctctggtgccaactgatggaggggtcattgcgcgccagccagctcatgcccaagacgatgggggggtctgagatggtggtgacgttgaatgccagtgtctcagagtgccgtcccaccgtcattctcatgggggggggtctggtgggtgatggcccctcccagcaactccctgccgtcaatggtggagacgtgcaggggaaaatccagctgcagaagttggatctggtgcgcttctgcaaagtttctcgaaaagaagttggcagaggcacctgagtcgattaacgcgaggaccgtcaggggatacccattagggagcgttaacgtcacttctagaaccacccctgctctggggtgggtgggctggcgctgctcctcgctgtgcgggtgggtgggctggggctgttgtttgccgattgcgcctggctgctgccccttgtctcctgcagccaggctgtctcgtttccctgctgtggtgctgcgtcagtgggggagggcacaaccgttcccgcctttccttgccattccctgcgatgtgggcagtctctgacgagatgctgaggggagttgcagagaaagcaattcccgcctcttccctccttgcgtcttggcgccgctggggtttgaaaagcccccgcgcgcgcgctatcaatttgcatgggttcctggtcttggctggcccctggcatggcctgagatggctgttgggggagtggcttctcctgcgaccgtgggaaccaagctcgCTTTGCGCGCATTGGCTGCTTGTCGTTCcatcgggattcctgtctcacccccaccgccagagccgctttgctcagctgatccatattactgggctttggacctctcgagagctcatctttcacatcctcattcaaccccaggtagaacgccgcttccatcggaggcgagtgcagttcccaccccagtctgtgcaccagcttggtgaatcttgaccaatattcgcgaactgtcatttttccttgtcgtaaattatgcagttcctctttggtctggtccatatggctatcagacgcatacattgtttttaaagcccctaaaaatagtttgacatccttcatgcaaggattttttgtcgcgattaacggtctaagccactccctggctgccccggtaaggtgttccactataaacgctactctgtgcgcatcatcagggaactcatcatggtgcagctcaagagcatacacgatctcagtctcaaagccatgatatccCCTCggatctccattgaacttgcttactagggtccctgctctccttcctggcagcacttggagttggggtccccttcctcccttgtttttctctgcatccagcttgttctggaggtccaccgccaccgcccttaactgctgctctttctcctgtagcgctctcacctgttccgcaaggtgttgcctgtcctcctggaccttcttcgtctcttctttagctgccttcaattctccctgtgcctgtaacgccagttgctgcaggtcctgctgggctttctctgcgatctgccgccatttctccgcttctggcgcgctcatcccggcaactccaaagtagcccaaaaaagattcggaggttgctgtcacagtggccggagcgggctacttcagagtaacgactctacacagctctgcattttatcttttattggtgctgcgtatttacagtgctgaaggcaatgctatttacaaggacacatcttctcagcttgaatcagaacctccgaatggcgtttggcgcgtttttctccaacataacaactttggtagacccatccccttccctctccgctttctgcgcaattccggagttggggggatgggtctgccccccttgcttgccccttcctgtcccacctgggaccctggctccgctaccttgtctgagcctcggacacgacttcctgcttccctactggaatcggaactctccctgctttcccctgcgctcggggatgggcttgaactcaggaggggagggacttcgcgatatcccctgtccctcacatccacgaTCATGTGGCCTAGCCAACCAGTCAAAGTCATTTCCCATGGTGTGGACACTGTCACATGTtgatagcttctaggagccacaggtgagtaCGGGCTGGGACAAAAGGTGGACAAAATACCCCTGAAGGAGCATGCCGTGTCTCCCACAAGAAGCACTAACCCTTCCCTAACTATGTAACTCAAACCTCTCAAACTAATATGCAAATCCAAATTCTGTTATCCTTAAGTGGGCATTCCGCTGAATTTTGTGGTGTAGTTCGCCAAAAAAgagttcaaaaatgcatatattggggaagCTGttcataaaatgcacatattagtgcaAATAAACTTTATCACCTTGGAGTAAAtccattgcaaaaatgtgcatgttactcaaaactgcatatagaaaggtgtttattaggagaaatttgcactaaaatgctgataaattttcatgaggattttaaaaagtacttgTTTCAAATGTATTTTGCCATAAATCATGGAATATATGAATCACAGTATTGTGACTGAATTCATCCTTCTGGGCTTTATGGAACATCCAGAGCTGTGGACCATTCTCTTCCTGGCATTTCTCTTGATCTACATTGTCACAGTCTCAGGAAATCTTGGCATCATCATCCTAGCCGCTCTTGATGCAAACCTTCATACCCCAATGTACTTTTTCCTCAGCAACCTGTCCTTGGTTGACGTTGGCTATTCCACCACTATCGCTCCTAGGTTGCTGATGACCTTTCTACAAGAGAATAGCATTATTCCATTCACAGAGTGTGCTATGCAGTTCTTCTTTTTCTGTATGTTTGGCACAGTTGAAACTTGCCTTCTAGCTGTCATGGCTTACGATCGTTTCACTGCCATTTGCAACCCATTACTCTATTATGTTGCCATGTCTACAAAGTTCTGTCTGTTGTTAGTAAAAGGTGCATATATTTGTGGATTTGTGAATTCAGCTGTTCAGACTTCATTGATATTTAGCCTGTCTTTCTGCAGCTCAAATGTTATCGGTCATTACTTTTGTGACATTCCTCCCATCCTGAAACTTTCCTGTTCAAGCACAGAAGTGGCTAACACTGTACACTTTATCTTATGTACTGTGTTAGGTATGATCACTTTGTTGATTATCCTCATCTCTTATATCTACATCATATTTGCCATCCTACGGATTCGCTCTGCCCAGGGCAGACacaaagccttttccacctgtGCCTCCCATCTCACGTCTGTCACAATCTTCTATGGGACCATCATCTTTATGTATCTGAGGCCCAATTCCAGTGTCTCAAAGGATGAAGATAAAATTGTTTCCGTGTTCTATACTCTTGTGATCCCGATGCTAAATCCATTCATCTACACTCTGAGAAATAAAGACATGAAGAATGCTTTCCTAAGGATGACAGGAAATATTTCATTAAATTAAGTCAGTTATTGTTCAAGATGAGTTTGAGTTTCCAATAGAGAATAACCAagaaggcgtgtgtgtgtgtgtgtgtgtgtgtttgccctgATGGGTTGCTTTTTTTGCCCATTCTACACTTAATAGTCAGTAGGTGCCATTAACAGTACATAGCATGGTTGGCTGGCATCTGtgtgtcttgggagacaatggatgaGTTTGTCCTCAGGGATGAAGCTAAATCCACTGATCTACAATCTGAGAAATTAAGATGTGAAAGATGCTTTCATAAGGATGACAGTAAAGATTTTATTAGATTAATACATTTCCGCTTCAAGATGAGTTTGAGTTTCCAATAGATAAAAATGTGGATTTGTTTTTTGTGAGCAGCCTGGTGAGTTGCCTGTTTCCCTACACCTGCTGAGTGTGTAAATAGGTTGATTCAATCATTTTGGTGGTTAGGTGCAGAAAGCAGGTTTAGCCTAAGTGACCTTCTTAGGAGTTGGCCCCAAGGCTGGCTTTTTGGACTCTTTGGCCCAGGGGCTGTCCTCAGAGTTTACAGTTGTCTTCTGCACTTACAGAAGTTTCCTTCTATATGATGGAACAAGTAGACTGTGAGTGAATTGTCTTTGTCCTGCACTATGttactctgttttatttatttttaaaattatacctCACCTTTATTTATCAGATTAATTCACAGTTGCTCCCATCTTAAAAAGCCAAAATAAGTAGTCTGAACTGCTAAAATCAATTTTTGTACTCATTGTTAATAAACAGTTTACACCAACAGAAGGATGAAATAAAGCCACACTAAAACTTAGCAGAGTAAAATGGTTTTATCTGCTAATCTGAAGTGTAAAGTGGGGGAGATCAGATGAATGTCTCTCAGTAGGATCAGCCCGGGTGCTATGAAAGAAAAGGCTTCTCAACATGGTGGGACACATCAAAGAACCTCTGAGCCTGGTGCACAGGATTGTGTGAATTGCCACTAATAGCAGTGGGATTTATTTTAGGCCGAAATAGGCTGTGACTCCTTTTGCCTGGTGGGGTAAGGACTAGAGGATCCCCTTGTTTGAAATTATCAATTTGTCCCTTGGCACGGGGACAATCCCAGGGgagctgaaggaagcagtggtgtgtcCGCTCTTAATGAAAACTTCATTAGaccctttagatctatccaattaccacccagtttcgaatcttccgtatcTGGGTAAGGTAATTGTGTGGCGATGACCCTCCTtcccatgaaataagacacaagacacactgtatagattttaattgggcgaaaaggccacaactttattggttacggatgttgagcagtattggcttaggcattggaacctaaccactaaatctgactgcaacccgtgtgttgcactctgtgagaagttaaccaccagcaaggtgcccagtgatgtacatctaccggaaccgcCTTCTGTGGCTGCCGTTGGGGCATGCATTACgaccctgacctccgcaggctcaggacaagctCCGCCCCCAACACCTTTATCAGAATATTTCACTACTCTCTGGGCAGATGATGACGTAATTCATgctaatttccaatgcctaaccgccactcgagcctcCTGAGGTGGTTTTGAGAGAGTGGTTGCtaaacagcttggtaggtttttGGAGGAAACATGGctttagatccatttcagtcctgTTTCCGTCCTGGTTTCGGGACCGAGACGGCTCTGGTTGCCTAATGGATGATCTCCATAGACAACTGGATTGAGGCGGGTTGGGACTGCTGATTAtcttagatttgtcagcagcttTTGACATGGTTGATCATGATCTTCTGGACCACTGCCTCGCCGATGTGGGGATACAGGGCACAGCccaacaatggctgtgctcttttATCTCTGGTCGCGGACAAAGGGTGGCACTAGGGAGGGAGATGTCATCGCACAATcctctccccaatgctttttaacttCTTTGTCCGCCCCCTTGCCCAAATTGTCCAGAGCTTTGGGCTGGTTTGTCACCaattatgctgatgacactcaacTCTATCTGCTGATGGATGGCCACACCgactcggccccggacacactgaccagatgcttggaggctgtggctggatggttttGTGGGAGCTGATGGAactaaatcctttgaagacatAGGTCCTCTGGCTGGATCGGgatggcatggggatgagggaccAGCTCTCTTCTCTTGTGCTCgcccaattagtgccagcgccttccgTTGAGAATTTGGGTGTAATCCTTggcgcctccctttccatggaggcacatgtTACAGCAACAGCTAAGGCGAAATTTTTCTATcttcgccgcattaagcagttggtcccttacctctcccgccccaatctggccacagtgatccacgtGACAGTCACATCCAGGCTTGACtgctgtaattcgctctacgcggggctgcccctgaaactgtcccagaaactccagcgggtgcagaatgctgcagcgaggctcctcacggggtccctgccatgggagcatattcacccagtgcactttaccagctgcactagctcccggtggagtatagggtcaggttcaaggtgctggtccTTTGTGGCTTAGGGTCCTCGTatttacaggaccgcctctcctggtgtgccccacagaggaccttaaggtccatgagtaaccatagtttagaggtcccgggccctaaggaagtcagactatcctccaccagggccagggccttttcagtgatggctccgacctggtggaatgctctgtcccatgagactagggccctacaggatttaatctccttctgcctggcctttaatttgaactcaaactgattttttatttcccttctcttccacacacccctttatgaagattacccgctctgggaccccacagctaattctcccctggcctcctcactGGCCCAAGTAGGTCTAATTTAGGCAGCtcgccctggtgactatctaatgtttattggatgggtttcccccaaattgattcttgAGCTTGAATTTAATTGTTATTCATATTAttcactgtattttatgctgtgtttatgttgtattacaattaagtgtttaaaatttgttgttagccgccctgagccctactgcgcatgtgccccacggacagccattgggacttggagcgcagagacttcggacgggataaaccataccagaaaaaaaagtgtgtggcttctccttgcctctgctgcgctacagaaggatctctctctttcctcctggtttcttctccgttagaggggaaggagaggaggcaggcgtgtgccagcgaaagggaaaaggagggtaggtgggtgtggatacAGAGAGCGTGCGagtgatgcggctgctgggctgaaggatcgtttAGCGTTAAtgaggggcgaaagcaggagagtgggcgggcaggcgcacccgtgggggaagggggaattagtccctggaagtgtgtgtggattttttttggggggggttggaagggctgctgcaactgggaccagcgagggggggggagagggagagagagagagagaagaggagtagaaaaaagagggtgggaaatggggagggagagaggaagctgaggaggcagctggctggggcggggaagggactgagtgaggggctgaggtggtggcggtgggtgagtcaccggggggggggggaacccgctaattaattctagcacccattaatttaacgggcttcatgatactagttatTATATAACTTAGGGACAGAGTTCTGCCCTCGTCATGCTCCTGTGGGGTTTCACAGGAAGATCTCCCTCTGAATTTTGGAAAAGAAGGTTGTTTGTACAGAtgcagaaatggcattgggcaggataAACATAGTAAAGGGGTGTGAGGAAGGGGATTGGCCATGGCACCCCAAGCTCAGGAGTTGAATTACTGGTTGGAATCCTCACCCCGATCAGCCAGCAAGATCTTCCAAGCTTTGCTTGCACCACAAGGTCTAACGCTataggcacatacctccacatgtagTGGGATTGCTCCAAAATTCAACACTTTTGGACATCAGTCCTACAAGAAATCTGCAAAATAACAAAGCAGGTATTAGAAGCAACCCCAGAACTGATCCTATTAGATATCTTCCAAGACAACCATGCACACTCAGACTACAGAGAGCTCATAAGACACTTGCCACTGACAAGTATTTTGGCACTGCTGGGTTGGCTTGAATGTTCATGGGTTTGGGAATAGACTATGATACCCCtttttgaggagtgaggttattacccatCTACTACTATCCATACCAGGtcactcaaccattgctactgtgtcctttcttctagcacatgggtgtcaaacacaaggcccgggggccaaatccggcccgccagacctcgtcatgtggcccgccgagcgccccagccagcgggacccagcagcgggaccttgctgctgaagcaccgcgccgacaaagcgccgacaaacagctggggccgggggggtcccttcgcgctcttttctggccctgaatcaaggcggcgaccccccccttccctttctttcttcctctctctcgttcttattctttctttccctctccttccttccttctttatctctgtcttctctccctctttctttttctttccttctttattccttctttcctactcttctttctctcacctctttccttcctctctccctcctgctccctcttttctttcttccttccttccttccttccttccttccttccttccttccttccgtccttcccatctttcttcctctccctcattcttattctttctttccctctacttccttccttctttctccctttccctcttctctccctctttctttttctttccttctttattcccttccttatttcctactcttctttctctcccctctttccttccttcctctctccctcccactccctctttccttccttccttcctccctcccctcctctccctctccctctccctctccctctccctctccctctccctctccctctccctctccctctccctctccctctcctcagaaacataggatgctgctttatacttctggcccttaaaccctggaaccaggagagcagctccagtgagtcaacctcagccagtccctttggtgaagggtgatggctcactggcagaacatctgtcctgcatgcagaaggaccccagcatctccaggtaccagtagctctgcaaagctcctgcatgaaaccctagtgagcctccaccacccagtgcagttaccaaaaatcatttttcaataaattgtacaacaattgtacatttgaatatctactattctgactatgtttctgctttcagagctagttattacttacattattacaaaaaaacagtaataattgaatgcagtgacaataatttatgataataaagagtggacacatagtcctacagatacaaccggccctttgagggtgaccaaactgctgatgcgccccccgatgaatttgagtttgacacccctgttctagcagatcaagataatcaggcgacagcaaaaactgcaattatttttagcaggggcaattagaataagatctttt
The nucleotide sequence above comes from Zootoca vivipara chromosome 1, rZooViv1.1, whole genome shotgun sequence. Encoded proteins:
- the LOC118090774 gene encoding olfactory receptor 5AR1-like, translated to MEYMNHSIVTEFILLGFMEHPELWTILFLAFLLIYIVTVSGNLGIIILAALDANLHTPMYFFLSNLSLVDVGYSTTIAPRLLMTFLQENSIIPFTECAMQFFFFCMFGTVETCLLAVMAYDRFTAICNPLLYYVAMSTKFCLLLVKGAYICGFVNSAVQTSLIFSLSFCSSNVIGHYFCDIPPILKLSCSSTEVANTVHFILCTVLGMITLLIILISYIYIIFAILRIRSAQGRHKAFSTCASHLTSVTIFYGTIIFMYLRPNSSVSKDEDKIVSVFYTLVIPMLNPFIYTLRNKDMKNAFLRMTGNISLN